A genomic segment from Kyrpidia tusciae DSM 2912 encodes:
- a CDS encoding ammonium transporter — MTLPEGLNTVWVVLAAAMIVFMEGGFSLLEAGLVRTKNAVNVTMKIFVDLTFGALAYYAVGLGLMFGADHFGWFGWALPSGVTGPEGVPNAAYALFQIAFAMAVASIVSGAVAERMKFSAYIVVTMLVCGLIYPLSGHWIWSSGGWLSRLGMEDFAGSAAIHAMGGFSALALAAVLGPRRQRFGSDGEVNVFAPSNIPLASAGAFILWFGWFGFNAGSTLNALDVRLPMIALHTFLAASAGGAAAILVSMARFKVSDPSMAINGSLAGLVAITAGCAFVGTGASVVIGAVAGALVVWATGWVDRMKVDDPVGAVAVHGFGGLWGTVAVGLFDVRQGILTTGDAHLLLVQGLGAAVAAVWGFAAMFGIGALLDKIMGLRVAPDLEEQGLDLAFHGIPAYNELERFTNWPEGSEHGAAEDPEPVKSVLGMGMEPAPFDRG, encoded by the coding sequence GTTACCGGAAGGGTTGAATACTGTGTGGGTCGTGCTGGCGGCGGCGATGATCGTGTTCATGGAGGGCGGGTTCAGCCTTTTGGAGGCGGGTTTGGTGCGGACCAAAAACGCCGTAAACGTGACGATGAAAATTTTTGTGGATCTGACCTTTGGGGCTTTGGCCTATTATGCCGTGGGACTCGGACTTATGTTTGGTGCGGACCACTTTGGTTGGTTCGGGTGGGCGCTGCCCTCTGGGGTGACGGGGCCCGAGGGAGTTCCGAATGCCGCTTATGCATTATTTCAGATCGCTTTCGCCATGGCGGTGGCGTCGATCGTGTCCGGGGCCGTCGCCGAGCGGATGAAATTTTCGGCGTATATCGTGGTGACCATGTTGGTCTGCGGTCTAATCTATCCGTTGTCCGGTCACTGGATCTGGTCTTCGGGGGGGTGGTTGTCTCGACTCGGGATGGAGGATTTTGCCGGATCGGCGGCGATTCACGCCATGGGGGGATTTTCCGCCCTGGCCCTGGCCGCGGTGCTCGGGCCCAGGCGCCAGCGATTTGGTTCAGATGGAGAGGTCAACGTCTTTGCTCCAAGTAACATTCCCCTGGCTTCGGCGGGGGCGTTTATTCTGTGGTTTGGCTGGTTCGGGTTTAACGCGGGCAGTACATTGAACGCCCTGGACGTGCGGCTTCCCATGATTGCTCTTCACACCTTTCTAGCGGCGTCGGCCGGCGGGGCGGCGGCGATCCTCGTGAGCATGGCGCGTTTTAAGGTTTCCGATCCGAGCATGGCGATCAATGGTTCCCTGGCGGGACTGGTGGCGATCACGGCGGGTTGTGCCTTTGTGGGGACGGGTGCGTCGGTGGTGATTGGCGCGGTGGCCGGGGCCTTGGTGGTTTGGGCGACGGGATGGGTGGATCGGATGAAGGTGGATGATCCGGTGGGGGCGGTGGCGGTTCACGGATTCGGCGGTCTCTGGGGTACGGTGGCGGTGGGGTTGTTCGATGTGCGCCAAGGGATCTTGACCACCGGCGATGCCCATCTGCTGCTCGTGCAAGGGTTAGGCGCTGCGGTGGCGGCGGTGTGGGGGTTTGCGGCCATGTTCGGAATTGGCGCTCTTCTCGATAAAATTATGGGACTTCGTGTGGCGCCGGACTTGGAGGAGCAGGGGTTGGACCTGGCCTTCCATGGCATTCCGGCGTACAATGAGCTGGAGCGGTTTACAAATTGGCCGGAGGGGTCGGAACATGGCGCGGCCGAAGATCCTGAGCCGGTGAAATCGGTGCTTGGCATGGGGATGGAACCGGCTCCCTTCGACCGCGGGTGA